A portion of the Krasilnikovia cinnamomea genome contains these proteins:
- a CDS encoding peptidoglycan recognition protein family protein, with protein sequence MNHSANAPVHRRRLLAGAAAVAGGVVLGAGRAPGPAYAGVAAPRVYTRAEWEARPPSGAIEYLDRVPDHIVVHHTAGENTSDFSLAAAFRHSRWIQDLHMDRYGWADAGQQLTISRGGHVMEGRWLSLRAIWERQHVLGAHTAGHNEHTVGIENEGTYVTAEVPDALFAALVTTCAWLCAGYDLDPYTAIVGHRDYVTTTACPGDVLYDRLPELRRRVASRLDGRS encoded by the coding sequence ATGAACCACTCCGCGAACGCTCCCGTCCACCGCCGCCGCCTGCTCGCGGGCGCGGCCGCCGTAGCCGGTGGGGTGGTGCTCGGCGCCGGCCGCGCGCCCGGCCCGGCCTACGCCGGGGTGGCGGCGCCGCGCGTCTACACCCGTGCGGAGTGGGAAGCGCGCCCGCCCTCCGGGGCCATCGAGTACCTCGACCGGGTGCCCGACCACATCGTCGTACACCACACGGCCGGGGAGAACACGTCGGACTTCTCGCTGGCGGCGGCGTTCCGGCACTCCCGGTGGATCCAGGACCTGCACATGGACCGCTACGGATGGGCCGACGCCGGGCAGCAGCTGACGATCAGCCGGGGCGGCCACGTGATGGAGGGGCGCTGGCTCAGCCTTCGCGCGATCTGGGAGCGCCAGCACGTCCTCGGCGCGCACACCGCCGGCCACAACGAACACACCGTCGGCATCGAGAACGAGGGCACGTACGTCACCGCCGAGGTGCCGGACGCCCTGTTCGCCGCGCTCGTGACGACGTGTGCGTGGTTGTGCGCCGGGTACGACCTTGACCCGTACACCGCCATCGTCGGTCACCGGGACTACGTCACCACCACCGCCTGTCCCGGCGACGTGCTGTACGACCGCCTGCCCGAGCTGCGCCGCCGCGTCGCGTCCCGGTTGGACGGCCGCTCGTAG
- a CDS encoding exo-beta-N-acetylmuramidase NamZ family protein, which produces MDRRRLLALSGGAAALAVGPAPAVAARSPRPVRTGLDRLAATGWAMLTGTRVGIISNPTGVDRHYRHLVDLMHADGRVDIAGVFGPEHGFRGSAQAGGSEGTGVDARTGLTVYDAYGADPGRWAALYSRAGVRTVVFDIQDVGARFYTYIWTLYDSMVAAARAGLRYVVLDRPNPIGGRAYGPVLDPAYASGVGRKPIAQQHGMTVGELARLFNGEFVGADAGRTVALEVVACRGWVPGTGAFGAPWVLPSPNMPTLDTALVYPGTAMFEGVATITEGRGTTRPFELVGGPGLDHHWGDRLNAAGLGGVRFREAYFTPTAGRFAGTLCAGVEVRVSDRWAFDPVRTGVAMLVEARRYPHFAWRVDAGAYWIDKLTGSDRLRAMVDAGAGADEAVAAWGAELAAFEARRRPYLLYRRPR; this is translated from the coding sequence ATGGACCGTCGTCGCCTGCTGGCGCTCTCCGGCGGCGCCGCCGCGCTCGCGGTCGGCCCGGCGCCGGCCGTCGCCGCGCGATCGCCGCGCCCGGTGCGCACCGGCCTCGACCGCCTGGCGGCGACCGGCTGGGCGATGCTCACCGGCACGCGCGTCGGAATCATCTCCAACCCGACCGGGGTCGACCGTCACTACCGGCACCTGGTCGACCTCATGCACGCCGACGGCCGGGTCGACATCGCGGGGGTCTTCGGGCCGGAGCACGGCTTCCGCGGCTCGGCGCAGGCCGGCGGCAGCGAGGGCACCGGCGTCGACGCCCGCACCGGACTGACCGTGTACGACGCGTACGGCGCCGACCCCGGCCGGTGGGCCGCGCTGTACTCCCGCGCCGGGGTGCGGACCGTCGTCTTCGACATCCAGGACGTCGGCGCCCGCTTCTACACCTACATCTGGACCCTGTACGACTCGATGGTCGCCGCGGCCCGCGCGGGCCTGCGCTACGTGGTGCTCGACCGCCCGAACCCGATCGGCGGCCGGGCGTACGGGCCGGTGCTGGACCCGGCGTACGCCTCCGGGGTGGGCCGCAAACCGATCGCGCAGCAGCACGGGATGACCGTCGGCGAGCTGGCCCGGCTGTTCAACGGCGAGTTCGTGGGCGCCGACGCGGGCCGGACGGTCGCACTGGAGGTGGTGGCGTGCCGGGGCTGGGTGCCCGGCACCGGCGCCTTCGGCGCCCCCTGGGTGCTGCCCAGCCCGAACATGCCCACCCTGGACACCGCGCTGGTCTACCCCGGCACCGCGATGTTCGAGGGCGTCGCGACGATCACCGAGGGGCGCGGCACGACCCGGCCGTTCGAGCTGGTGGGCGGCCCGGGGCTGGACCACCACTGGGGCGACCGGCTCAACGCGGCCGGGCTGGGCGGCGTGCGGTTCCGGGAGGCCTACTTCACGCCCACCGCGGGCCGGTTCGCCGGCACGCTCTGCGCGGGCGTCGAGGTGCGGGTGAGCGACCGGTGGGCGTTCGACCCGGTACGCACGGGCGTCGCCATGCTCGTCGAGGCCCGCCGGTATCCGCACTTCGCCTGGCGGGTCGACGCCGGCGCGTACTGGATCGACAAACTCACCGGCTCCGACCGGCTGCGCGCGATGGTCGACGCGGGCGCCGGGGCCGATGAGGCGGTGGCGGCGTGGGGCGCCGAGCTGGCCGCGTTCGAGGCGCGGCGCAGGCCCTACCTGCTCTATCGGCGGCCTCGTTGA
- a CDS encoding MBL fold metallo-hydrolase: protein MTVEITGTAQWQAWRCGALPGVERVREGLWSVPVPIPDNPLRYVLVYALEAADGLVLIDAGWDADASWAALNLGLAEIGAAVGDVRAVLVTHHHADHLGLAGRIREASGAWIAIHRLDAPREGPDRHSPASWRSSVAENMVRHGTPRALARSAAAAMDAETFLDAAAPDVTFEDGERIRLPGVNLQVVWTPGHSPGHSCFYEPQRRLLFSGDHVLPRITPQVAVYAGSRSDPLADFLDSLGRLEEFDVEEVLPAHEYRFRGLSPRLADMAEHHVRRLLELRGAVEAHPGSTAWELAGRLLWSRPWETFSAESCCFALAETLAHLIRLENRGEVRSTALEPVRWFRR, encoded by the coding sequence ATGACCGTCGAGATAACCGGCACCGCGCAGTGGCAGGCATGGCGCTGCGGCGCACTGCCCGGGGTCGAGCGGGTGCGCGAAGGGCTCTGGTCCGTTCCGGTACCGATCCCGGACAACCCGCTGCGCTACGTCCTGGTGTACGCGTTGGAGGCGGCCGACGGCCTGGTCCTGATCGACGCCGGCTGGGACGCGGACGCCTCCTGGGCGGCGCTCAACCTCGGCCTGGCGGAGATCGGCGCGGCGGTCGGCGACGTTCGCGCGGTCCTGGTCACCCACCACCACGCCGACCACCTCGGTCTGGCCGGACGCATCCGTGAGGCGTCCGGCGCCTGGATCGCGATCCACCGCCTGGACGCGCCCCGCGAGGGTCCGGACCGGCACTCGCCCGCCAGCTGGCGTTCATCGGTGGCGGAGAACATGGTGCGGCACGGCACGCCGCGGGCGCTGGCCCGCAGTGCGGCCGCGGCGATGGACGCCGAGACGTTCCTCGACGCGGCGGCCCCGGACGTCACCTTCGAGGACGGCGAGCGGATCCGGCTGCCGGGTGTGAATCTCCAGGTGGTGTGGACGCCGGGCCACAGCCCCGGGCACAGCTGCTTCTACGAGCCGCAACGCCGGCTGCTGTTCTCCGGAGACCACGTCCTGCCCCGGATCACGCCCCAGGTGGCCGTGTACGCCGGGAGCCGCAGCGACCCGCTGGCCGACTTCCTGGACTCCCTCGGGCGCCTGGAGGAGTTCGACGTCGAGGAGGTTCTGCCCGCCCACGAGTACCGCTTCCGCGGACTGTCCCCACGGCTTGCCGACATGGCCGAGCACCACGTCCGGCGCCTGCTGGAGCTACGCGGGGCCGTAGAGGCGCATCCCGGCTCGACCGCCTGGGAGCTCGCGGGACGGCTGCTGTGGTCCCGGCCGTGGGAGACCTTCTCGGCCGAGTCCTGCTGCTTCGCGCTGGCCGAGACCCTGGCGCATCTGATCCGGCTGGAGAACCGCGGCGAGGTCCGCAGCACCGCCCTGGAGCCCGTCCGCTGGTTCCGCCGCTGA
- the murQ gene encoding N-acetylmuramic acid 6-phosphate etherase: protein MTAGPDPSPPPPTEERNPRTVHIDQLPTLEVLRLFNAEDATVAGAVAAALPRLAEAVDLAVAALTAGCRMHYFGAGTSGRIAVLDAAELRPTFGIAPGRVVAHLAGGAHALTNPSEGAEDDVDGGAAAGSAVEPGDVAVGVTASGRTPYVAGALRTARTRGAGTVLVSANPRAPLADLADVHVAVDTGPEAVTGSTRLKAGTAQKLVLNSLSTALMVRLGRTYSNLMTDMVASNEKLRVRQLRILEHASGADPETCRTALAAAGGDAKVALVSLLARTHPQQARTALQSVDGLVNRAVLALRDGDHASAC from the coding sequence GTGACCGCCGGGCCGGATCCGTCACCCCCGCCGCCGACGGAGGAGCGCAACCCCCGGACCGTCCACATCGACCAGCTACCCACCCTGGAGGTGCTCCGGCTGTTCAACGCCGAGGACGCCACGGTCGCCGGTGCCGTGGCCGCGGCACTGCCCCGCCTGGCGGAGGCGGTCGACCTGGCCGTCGCGGCGCTCACCGCCGGGTGCCGGATGCACTACTTCGGTGCCGGCACTTCGGGGCGGATCGCGGTGCTGGACGCCGCCGAACTGCGCCCGACGTTCGGCATCGCGCCGGGCCGCGTGGTGGCACACCTGGCCGGCGGCGCGCACGCGCTCACCAACCCGTCGGAGGGCGCCGAGGACGACGTCGACGGTGGCGCGGCGGCCGGATCGGCGGTCGAGCCCGGCGACGTGGCCGTCGGTGTCACGGCCAGCGGGCGCACGCCCTACGTGGCCGGAGCACTGCGGACGGCCCGTACCCGCGGCGCCGGCACCGTGCTCGTGTCGGCCAATCCGCGGGCGCCGCTGGCCGACCTGGCCGACGTGCACGTCGCCGTCGACACCGGACCCGAGGCCGTCACCGGCTCCACCCGGCTCAAGGCGGGAACGGCGCAGAAGCTCGTACTCAACTCCCTGTCCACCGCCCTGATGGTGCGGCTGGGGCGAACGTACTCGAACCTCATGACCGACATGGTCGCCAGCAACGAGAAGCTGCGGGTCCGCCAGTTGCGCATCCTGGAACACGCCAGCGGCGCCGATCCCGAGACCTGCCGCACGGCCCTGGCCGCGGCGGGCGGGGACGCCAAGGTGGCGCTCGTGTCCCTGCTGGCCCGGACCCACCCGCAACAGGCGCGCACGGCGCTGCAGAGCGTCGACGGGCTGGTGAACCGGGCGGTGCTCGCCCTGCGGGACGGCGACCACGCCTCGGCCTGCTGA
- a CDS encoding TetR/AcrR family transcriptional regulator, whose product MPDARRTQQQRREETRQRLLDATIDCLVEHGFARTTTQRVQERAGVSRGALLHHFSSKADLLAAATHHVAEARLARIRAEAPGGTPTLGQGLALLKAEMSGPYFLAALELWLAARTDPDLKAALLPGERDFGAAQRALIGDILGPEVTERDDFALICESLLVLYRGLALTGVLREDPSFDDAMLRLWAQRFLGAQAG is encoded by the coding sequence ATGCCCGACGCCCGTCGCACCCAGCAGCAACGCCGGGAGGAGACCCGGCAGCGGCTTCTCGACGCGACCATCGACTGCCTCGTCGAGCATGGCTTCGCGCGCACCACCACCCAGCGGGTGCAGGAACGGGCCGGTGTCTCCCGGGGCGCCCTGCTGCACCACTTCTCCTCCAAGGCCGACCTGCTCGCGGCCGCCACCCACCACGTCGCGGAGGCCCGGCTCGCCCGGATCCGCGCCGAGGCGCCGGGTGGCACGCCGACCCTCGGGCAGGGGCTCGCGCTGCTCAAGGCGGAGATGTCCGGCCCGTACTTCCTGGCCGCGCTGGAGCTGTGGCTCGCGGCCCGCACCGACCCCGATCTCAAGGCCGCGCTGCTGCCCGGGGAACGCGACTTCGGGGCGGCCCAGCGCGCTTTGATCGGCGACATCCTCGGGCCGGAGGTGACCGAGCGGGACGACTTCGCGCTGATCTGCGAGTCCCTGCTGGTGCTGTACCGCGGCCTCGCGCTGACCGGAGTGCTGCGCGAGGACCCGAGCTTCGACGACGCGATGCTCCGGCTGTGGGCACAGCGCTTCCTCGGAGCGCAAGCCGGCTGA
- a CDS encoding MurR/RpiR family transcriptional regulator, with protein sequence MRAKKSAARGEAGRTPATVKARGLLPSLSPAEQRVARVVIDQAGAAARLTITELAARAGTSETTVIRFCRAMGFAGYPAMRLTLAAEAGRSPDDAPAEEIGGDISPDDELGEVVKKIAFADARAVEDTAVQLDLAVLRRVVDAVVEARRVDIYGVGASAFVAQDFQQKLHRIGRVAYAWSDLHLALTSAALLDRRDVAFGVSHTGSTMDTLEAFGQARRRGALTVALTNFPKSPIAAAADLVLTTAARETTFRSGATASRLAQLMVVDCVFVGVAQRTYPETRAALEATYEAVRGRRVGRTQGRR encoded by the coding sequence ATGAGGGCGAAGAAGTCAGCGGCGCGCGGGGAGGCCGGCCGGACCCCGGCGACCGTCAAGGCGCGGGGGCTGCTGCCGTCGCTGTCCCCGGCCGAGCAGCGCGTGGCCCGGGTGGTGATCGACCAGGCCGGCGCCGCGGCCCGGCTGACCATCACGGAGCTGGCCGCGCGGGCGGGCACGTCGGAGACGACGGTGATCCGCTTCTGCCGGGCAATGGGCTTCGCGGGCTATCCCGCGATGCGCCTGACCCTGGCGGCCGAGGCGGGCCGCTCCCCCGACGACGCCCCGGCCGAGGAGATCGGCGGCGACATCAGCCCCGACGACGAGCTCGGCGAGGTGGTGAAGAAGATCGCCTTCGCCGACGCCCGGGCGGTGGAGGACACGGCGGTGCAGCTCGACCTCGCGGTGCTGCGCCGGGTCGTGGACGCCGTGGTCGAGGCGCGCCGGGTGGACATCTACGGCGTCGGCGCCAGCGCGTTCGTCGCGCAGGACTTCCAGCAGAAGCTGCACCGGATCGGCCGCGTCGCGTACGCCTGGTCCGACCTGCACCTCGCGCTCACCAGCGCGGCGCTGCTCGACCGGCGCGACGTCGCGTTCGGTGTCTCGCACACCGGCAGCACGATGGACACCCTGGAGGCGTTCGGGCAGGCCCGCCGGCGGGGCGCCCTGACCGTGGCGCTGACCAACTTCCCCAAGTCGCCGATCGCCGCGGCCGCCGACCTGGTGCTCACCACGGCGGCGCGGGAGACGACGTTCCGCTCCGGTGCCACGGCCAGCCGGCTCGCCCAGCTCATGGTCGTCGACTGCGTGTTCGTGGGCGTGGCGCAGCGGACCTATCCCGAGACCCGGGCGGCTCTGGAAGCCACCTACGAGGCGGTCCGGGGCCGGCGGGTCGGGCGGACGCAGGGGCGCCGGTGA
- a CDS encoding GH25 family lysozyme, protein MISAGHRRPVPGHHRARRPLALTLAVTVVAAVLTAMPAAAQAATTAGIDVSNHQGAIDWPTVRNAGTEFAFIKATEGTGYLDPRFGTNYTAAYRAGVVRGAYHFALPDRSSGATQANFLASNGGAWSADGRTLPAALDIEYNPYGAVCYGLSQAGMRDWIADFLATYRTRTGRYAVIYTTTSWWTTCTGNYGGFAAHHPLWIARWASGPGTLPSGWNVYTFWQYTASGRVPGIAGDVDRNYFNGARDRLVALANNT, encoded by the coding sequence ATGATCAGTGCAGGCCACCGCCGTCCCGTACCCGGGCACCACCGTGCCCGCCGGCCACTCGCCCTCACCCTGGCCGTCACCGTTGTTGCCGCCGTGTTGACGGCCATGCCGGCCGCCGCCCAGGCGGCCACGACGGCAGGTATCGACGTATCGAACCACCAGGGCGCGATCGACTGGCCGACAGTCCGCAACGCAGGCACAGAGTTCGCCTTCATCAAAGCCACTGAGGGCACCGGCTACCTCGATCCCCGCTTCGGCACCAACTACACAGCGGCGTACAGGGCCGGCGTCGTCCGCGGGGCGTACCACTTCGCGCTGCCGGACCGGTCCTCCGGTGCGACGCAGGCGAACTTCCTGGCCAGCAACGGCGGCGCCTGGTCCGCCGACGGCCGCACGCTGCCCGCCGCACTCGACATCGAGTACAACCCCTACGGCGCAGTGTGTTACGGCCTCAGCCAGGCCGGTATGCGCGATTGGATCGCCGACTTCCTCGCCACCTACCGCACCCGCACCGGCCGGTACGCCGTCATCTACACCACGACGAGCTGGTGGACCACCTGCACCGGCAACTACGGCGGGTTCGCGGCGCACCATCCCTTGTGGATCGCGCGGTGGGCGAGCGGGCCGGGCACCCTGCCGAGTGGCTGGAACGTGTACACGTTCTGGCAGTACACGGCGTCTGGCCGGGTGCCGGGTATCGCCGGTGACGTGGACCGGAACTACTTCAACGGCGCCCGTGACCGGCTCGTCGCTCTGGCGAACAACACGTAG